One region of Vitis vinifera cultivar Pinot Noir 40024 chromosome 1, ASM3070453v1 genomic DNA includes:
- the LOC100250592 gene encoding auxin response factor 2A: MDFVDSEDALYKELWHACAGPLVTVPRVGERVFYFPQGHLEQVEASTNQVADQQMPAYDLRAKILCRVINVHLKAESDTDEVFAQVTLLPEPKQDENSAEKEDVLTPTPRPRVHSFCKTLTASDTSTHGGFSVLRRHADECLPPLDMSKQPPTQELVAKDLHGNEWRFRHIFRGQPRRHLLQSGWSLFVSSKKLVAGDAFIFLRGENGELRVGVRRAMRQLSNGPSSVISSHSMHLGVLATAWHAVSTGTIFTVYYKPRTSPAEFIIPFDQYMEAVKNHYSIGMRFKMKFEGEEAPEQRFTGTVIGTEDADPMRWPGSKWRCLKVRWDETSSVPRPECVSPWNIEVALTPPSLNPLPVSRSKRPRANMMSSSTESSVLTREGLSKVTIDHSPGSGFSRALQGQEISTLRGIFMENNNDLVTTQKSIVQPRSQVVDQMDSASTKRSFMSEDWVPQLRQGVQCANLISGPQSMMHSSTVLNMESNVKLSEGAKGKPYPTPANVRYSGFSGYGGLHDLGAEQCPGNWLLPLLPHSYSETTPHLMGLKPQPLYVQEEVVKSKGDGNCKLFGISLISKPAANPMHRPQGEIQLTMENPARHPEQSKSSKYMEIGGFEHEKPFQALEQQLSRDDQSKLHSGSTRSCIKVHKQGIAVGRSVDLTKFNGYTELISELDQIFEFNGELISLNKDWLIVFTDDEGDMMLVGDDPWPEFCSMVRKIFVYTREEIQRMDPRPLNPKVRENPTVLEKKGGAKEAKELETSLSSESLGQGKSA, from the exons ATGGATTTTGTTGACTCTGAAGATGCTCTCTACAAGGAGCTCTGGCATGCTTGTGCTGGGCCTCTTGTGACGGTGCCTCGCGTAGGGGAGCGAGTTTTCTACTTTCCTCAGGGTCATCTGGAGCAG GTGGAGGCGTCAACTAATCAGGTGGCTGACCAACAGATGCCGGCTTATGATCTTAGAGCGAAAATCCTTTGCCGTGTGATTAATGTTCATTTGAAG GCTGAATCGGACACTGACGAAGTGTTTGCTCAAGTGACTTTGCTTCCCGAACCTAAG CAAGATGAAAACTCCGCGGAGAAAGAGGATGTGCTTACTCCCACTCCTCGACCTCGTGTACACTCCTTCTGTAAGACCCTTACTGCCTCAGATACAAGCACTCATGGTGGCTTCTCAGTGTTGAGGAGGCATGCTGATGAGTGCCTACCTCCACTG GACATGTCCAAGCAACCTCCGACCCAGGAGTTGGTAGCCAAGGATTTGCATGGAAATGAGTGGCGATTCCGCCACATTTTTCGAG GTCAACCAAGGAGGCACCTTCTTCAAAGTGGTTGGAGTCTTTTTGTCAGTTCCAAAAAGCTTGTTGCAGGGGATGCTTTTATTTTCCTCAG AGGTGAAAATGGGGAACTTCGTGTAGGGGTAAGGCGTGCTATGAGGCAACTAAGCAATGGCCCATCTTCAGTCATATCTAGTCACAGTATGCATCTTGGTGTTCTTGCTACAGCTTGGCATGCAGTCTCTACGGGTACAATATTCACCGTCTATTACAAACCAAG GACTAGTCCTGCTGAGTTTATTATTCCATTTGATCAATACATGGAGGCTGTCAAGAATCACTATTCTATTGGAATGAGATTCAAAATGAAGTTTGAAGGTGAAGAAGCTCCAGAACAGAG GTTCACTGGTACTGTTATTGGAACTGAAGATGCAGATCCCATGAGGTGGCCTGGATCAAAATGGAGATGCCTCAAG GTTCGGTGGGATGAAACCTCTTCTGTTCCTCGTCCAGAGTGTGTTTCCCCCTGGAACATAGAAGTTGCTTTGACACCTCCTTCTCTGAATCCACTTCCAGTTTCACGATCAAAGAGGCCCCGTGCAAACATGATGTCATCATCTACTGAATCCTCTGTTCTTACAAGGGAAG GTTTGTCTAAAGTCACCATAGACCATTCGCCAGGAAGTGGGTTTTCAAGAGCCTTGCAAGGTCAAGAAATCTCAACCTTGAGGGGCATTTTCATGGAGAATAACAATGATTTGGTCACTACTCAAAAATCCATTGTACAGCCACGATCACAAGTTGTTGACCAGATGGACTCAGCTTCTACTAAGAGAAGTTTTATGTCAGAGGACTGGGTTCCTCAGCTGAGACAGGGGGTGCAGTGTGCAAATCTAATTTCAG GTCCTCAGTCCATGATGCACTCAAGTACCGTGTTAAACATGGAGTCTAATGTGAAACTTTCTGAAGGAGCCAAAGGGAAACCATATCCGACTCCTGCAAATGTCAGATACAGTGGCTTTAGTGGGTATGGTGGATTACATGACCTTGGAGCTGAGCAGTGTCCTGGAAACTGGTTGTTGCCCCTGCTTCCACATTCATATTCTGAAACTACACCTCATCTCATGGGGTTAAAGCCACAGCCTCTGTATGTACAAGAAGAGGTGGTGAAATCCAAAGGAGATGGAAACTGCAAACTCTTTGGCATCTCCCTCATCAGCAAACCTGCTGCAAATCCCATGCATAGACCACAAGGGGAAATCCAACTTACAATGGAAAACCCAGCCCGACATCCAGAGCAATCAAAGAGTTCAAAGTACATGGAGATAGGAGGTTTTGAGCATGAGAAACCTTTCCAAGCTTTGGAACAGCAGCTTTCAAGAGATGATCAAAGCAAACTTCATTCTGGTTCAACTAGGAGTTGCATCAAG GTTCACAAGCAGGGAATTGCCGTAGGGAGATCCGTGGACCTCACCAAGTTTAATGGTTACACTGAACTAATATCTGAATTGGATCAGATTTTTGAATTCAATGGTGAATTAATATCTCTCAACAAAGATTGGTTGATTGTTTTTACTGATGACGAGGGTGACATGATGCTTGTTGGAGATGATCCCTGGCC GGAGTTTTGCAGCATGGTGCGCAAAATCTTTGTCTACACCCGAGAGGAGATTCAGAGGATGGACCCAAGACCCCTGAATCCTAAGGTAAGGGAAAACCCAACAGTTCTGGAGAAGAAGGGTGGTGCAAAAGAAGCTAAAGAGTTGGAGACATCCCTCAGCAGTGAGTCTCTGGGGCAGGGCAAGTCTGCCTGA
- the LOC100257492 gene encoding uncharacterized protein LOC100257492 isoform X1, whose protein sequence is MVERFFSGKITETAGEDAGNFTLLSGPPSCGKTSLLFQFAFNAAVEGHSGNRDVVFICTRRRLESKPPYLSQGVDPSSDMFQHIQMKYVEDDEAIKKYFAAFHLHHKFPVAVIIDDFGDFFDERTCQERYNSPRGRDLAMVRTLALCRSAILHANKTAPCKVLLSDTHHGDSPRLLFIYKRWIPSIFTIKGDGSGSFLLTNGINSGSGSSGRRRTAKYSIALQYLFLEDVTEDDDT, encoded by the exons ATGGTGGAAAGGTTCTTCTCCGGCAAGATAACTGAAACCGCCGGCGAAGATGCCGGCAATTTTACGCTTCTCTCCGGTCCTCCTTCCTG TGGAAAAACCTCCTTGCTGTTCCAATTCGCTTTCAACGCTGCAGTAGAGGGCCACAGCGGAAATCGTGATGTGGTGTTCATATGCACCCGGCGCAGGTTAGAGAGTAAACCCCCTTACCTCTCTCAG GGTGTGGATCCTTCTTCTGATATGTTTCAGCATATACAAATGAA GTACGTGGAAGATGATGAGGCAATAAAGAAGTATTTTGCTGCATTTCACCTGCATCACAAATTTCCAGTTGCGGTTATCATTGATGATTTTGGTGATTTCTTTGATGAAAG AACCTGCCAAGAGAGATACAACAGTCCTCGGGGAAGAGATTTGGCAATGGTTCGGACACTAGCCCTTTGTCGCAGTGCCATTCTTCATGCCAA CAAAACCGCGCCTTGCAAGGTCCTGCTGTCTGATACACACCATGGAGACTCCCCGAGGTTGTTATTCATCTACAAGAGATGGATTCCATCTATCTTTACGATTAAAG GGGACGGCTCTGGATCATTTCTTCTCACGAATGGCATCAATTCAGGAAGTGGCAGCTCAGGGAGGAGGAGAACCGCAAAGTACTCCATAGCTCTTCAGTATCTGTTTCTTGAGGATGTCACAGAAGACGATGATACATAA
- the LOC100245467 gene encoding light-regulated protein, chloroplastic — translation MQAALCFPRSTLPLLTPTKPFSSLKNPISKLQTSPFPPLRATSKLQETPSTVDYSSTTSVFPAEACEVVGGEACDAEMYPEVKLKAEAGNPPARSATEGVDREYLEYNSPKTVFPGEACDDLGGEFCEPEYQEGVFQEK, via the exons ATGCAGGCAGCTTTGTGCTTCCCACGATCTACTCTCCCCCTCCTCACCCCCACCAAACCCTTCTCCTCACTCAAAAACCCCATTTCTAAGCTACAAACCTCCCCATTTCCACCCTTAAGAGCAACCTCCAAGCTCCAGGAAACCCCTTCAACAGTCGATTACAGCTCCACAACCTC TGTCTTCCCAGCAGAGGCTTGTGAGGTGGTTGGAGGGGAAGCTTGTGATGCTGAAATGTATCCAGAAGTAAAGCTCAAAGCCGAGGCCGGAAACCCTCCGGCCAGATCGGCCACAGAGGGTGTGGACAGAGAATATTTGGAGTATAACAGTCCCAAAAC CGTTTTCCCAGGAGAGGCCTGTGATGATCTTGGAGGAGAATTCTGCGAACCCGAGTACCAGGAAGGAGTTTTCCAGGAGAAATAG
- the LOC100257492 gene encoding uncharacterized protein LOC100257492 isoform X2: MVERFFSGKITETAGEDAGNFTLLSGPPSCGKTSLLFQFAFNAAVEGHSGNRDVVFICTRRRLESKPPYLSQGVDPSSDMFQHIQMKYVEDDEAIKKYFAAFHLHHKFPVAVIIDDFGDFFDERTCQERYNSPRGRDLAMVRTLALCRSAILHAKDY, encoded by the exons ATGGTGGAAAGGTTCTTCTCCGGCAAGATAACTGAAACCGCCGGCGAAGATGCCGGCAATTTTACGCTTCTCTCCGGTCCTCCTTCCTG TGGAAAAACCTCCTTGCTGTTCCAATTCGCTTTCAACGCTGCAGTAGAGGGCCACAGCGGAAATCGTGATGTGGTGTTCATATGCACCCGGCGCAGGTTAGAGAGTAAACCCCCTTACCTCTCTCAG GGTGTGGATCCTTCTTCTGATATGTTTCAGCATATACAAATGAA GTACGTGGAAGATGATGAGGCAATAAAGAAGTATTTTGCTGCATTTCACCTGCATCACAAATTTCCAGTTGCGGTTATCATTGATGATTTTGGTGATTTCTTTGATGAAAG AACCTGCCAAGAGAGATACAACAGTCCTCGGGGAAGAGATTTGGCAATGGTTCGGACACTAGCCCTTTGTCGCAGTGCCATTCTTCATGCCAA GGACTACTGA